A single genomic interval of Sinorhizobium garamanticum harbors:
- a CDS encoding alpha/beta hydrolase: MARHVANEGTRRLFMSTTVFSIRRLIAALLFPSLLLVGFAAEAAALKPYKDELFAYGNVLEEADSGDFRVIDYQELRDINGRDQIPERRVKRAYVSLGVKSAQVNETLDLGGRPLDVMRVGPESGAAFTVIFIHGRGGDRRLGANDFSFGGNFNRLKNLAAANGGTYYAPSMRSFDAQGVADISALIRFTAERSGGRPVVLACASMGSFICWGVAREQTVVAALGGMMIMGGATDANFAETAAYKARLPVFFSHGSRDSVYRAEDQVALYRSLKAKDYPTRFVLFETGSHGTPIRMTDWRDALNWIAGR; the protein is encoded by the coding sequence ATGGCAAGGCATGTAGCGAACGAGGGGACCCGTCGGTTGTTTATGTCCACAACTGTTTTTTCTATCAGGCGCTTGATAGCCGCGCTTCTTTTTCCGAGCCTTCTTCTTGTCGGCTTCGCGGCCGAGGCAGCCGCCCTGAAGCCCTACAAGGACGAACTGTTCGCCTATGGCAATGTGCTTGAAGAGGCCGATAGCGGCGATTTTCGCGTCATCGACTACCAGGAACTGCGCGATATCAACGGGCGCGACCAGATTCCGGAACGGCGCGTCAAGCGCGCCTATGTCTCCCTTGGCGTCAAAAGCGCACAGGTCAACGAGACGCTCGACCTTGGCGGACGTCCGCTCGATGTCATGCGCGTCGGCCCCGAGAGCGGCGCCGCATTCACCGTGATCTTCATCCATGGGCGCGGTGGCGACCGGCGTCTCGGTGCTAACGATTTTTCCTTTGGCGGTAACTTCAACCGCCTCAAGAATCTGGCCGCCGCCAATGGCGGCACCTATTATGCGCCCAGCATGCGGTCCTTCGATGCGCAGGGTGTCGCCGACATCTCGGCTCTCATCCGGTTCACCGCCGAGCGCTCGGGCGGCCGGCCGGTCGTGCTCGCCTGCGCTTCGATGGGGAGCTTCATCTGCTGGGGCGTCGCGCGCGAACAGACTGTGGTGGCGGCGCTCGGCGGCATGATGATCATGGGCGGTGCCACCGATGCGAACTTTGCAGAAACTGCCGCCTATAAGGCAAGGTTGCCGGTGTTTTTCAGCCACGGCAGCCGCGACAGCGTCTATCGTGCCGAGGATCAGGTGGCGCTCTATCGCTCGCTCAAGGCCAAGGACTATCCGACACGCTTTGTGCTGTTCGAGACGGGGTCGCATGGCACGCCGATTCGTATGACCGACTGGCGTGACGCGCTGAATTGGATCGCCGGCCGATAG